TCGTCGATACCGCCGGCCGCGTGGACAAGTTCCAGCAGCGCATGGCCAAAACCCAGGCCGCCCAGGCTGCCGCCGCAGCGACCTCCAAGAAGAAGAAGTAGCGACTTTTCCCAGACTCCGCCCGCAGTGTTTTCCACGCTGCGGGCGGTCTCTTTTTGGCCAGGGCTATGGATTTGCGTCCCCACATCGAAAAATTCTCCCGGCGTTTTGCAGAGATCGAGACCGCGCTAAGCGATCCGAAAGCGTTCGATAACCCGCAGCGCGCGCAGGAACTGTCTCGCGAGTACGCCCGGCTCAAGGAACTGATCGGCCACGGTCAGGCGTATCTCAAAGCGCTCGCGGACCTGGAGGAGAATCGCGGCTTGTTGAAGTCGGAACCCGCCAATTCCGAGCTGGCGGCGCTGGTCCGGGAGGAAATCGCCCGCTTGGAAGCCGAGGAAAAACGGCTCGCCCGGGAAGTGCAACGCGGCGTGGTTCCACCCGATCCGGCGGACTCTCGGAATACCATCATTGAAATCCGCGCTGGAGCCGGCGGCGCGGAGTCTGCGCTCTTTGCCGCCGATCTCTATCGCATGTACACGCGCTACGCCGAGCGTTGCGGCTGGAAAATCGAGACGCTCGATTCCAGCCCGTCGGATCTGGGCGGCTTCAAGGAAGTGATCTTCAGCGTCAGCGGCACGGAAGTTTACCGCCGCTTGAAATACGAAAGCGGCGTGCATCGCGTCCAGCGCGTCCCCGCGACCGAAGCGCAAGGCCGCATCCACACCAGCACCGCGACGGTCGCCGTGCTGCCTGAAGCTCAGGAAGTCGATATCGAGTTGCGGCCGGAAGATCTGGACATCAGCGTGTGCCGCGCATCCGGGCCCGGCGGGCAAGGCGTGAACACGACGGATTCGGCGGTTCAGATCGTTCACAAACCTTCCGGCCTGATCGTGCGGTGCGCGGACCAACGCTCGCAACAGAAGAACAAGGCGCGCGCGCTGACGATTCTGCGGTCGCGTTTGCTCGAACAAAGGGTGGCGGAAGAAAACGCGAAATACGCGGCGCAACGGAAGGCGCAAGTGGGGACCGGCGAACGCAACGAACGCATTCGAACTTACAACTTCCCCCAGAACCGCGTGACGGACCATCGCATCGAACTGACGCTTTACAATCTGCCCATGTTCATCGACGGCGACATCGATTGCATTCTCGAACCCATGATGGCGCACGATCTGGAGGAGAAGCTCGCCGCGATCGCAGCTTAGCTGAAACGATTCGCTGGAACCGGGGAGCACACGCGCCCTCGCGTGTTCCGATTGGCGCCTCGCCGATCAGAGGGTCGTTGAAACCGTGGAGGGAGCGAACCGTGCAGTTCGATTGAATGGGCCGGCGAGGGCGCCGACTGCTGCACGCGAGGGCGCGTGCACTCCCCATCCGTCCTAGAGCGAAATCAGGTCGCTCCAGATTCTATCCTTGGAGTAGCACCGCTGAAACCAGGCAAAAGCCCGCTCCGCGATCGAGCGCCGCTCCGCTTCGTTTCTTTGAAAGAAACTCACGTAGGCGCTCAGTTCGTCGATCGTCCGAAACGGGACGTAATGGACGAACGGCGCGAAGAACCGCGTGATTTCTTCGTTGTCTTCCTCCAGCAGCAAGCTTTGCGAGAGGATCGATTCCCACGCGCGTCCCGTCATGATTTTCCGGGAAGCGGTCCGCGCCGAGAAATTCACGCTGATTCTGAGGCGGCTCATGAAGGCCGCATAGTCTTGCGCGCTGGCGCCGGCCTTGGAATCGCCTGTCGTGTGTCTGGACAAAACGAGCTGGCAGGGAATGTCTCTGGATTTGATCAACGCGAGCCACAAACCGCGCGGAAAATTGTAGCGATACAGGCTTCCGACAAACGCGGTTTCGATGTCCTTGCCGTTGGGACCCGGCTGAAACAGGGCGTCCGGATAGGGAATCGGCGCCCAGAACATTTTCGCTTCGGCTTCGCGGTCGGTTGTCTGCGGCGGGTAATCATTCAAGTGCCAAACCACATCGGCGAACGGGCGCACGTAAGCGATCGTCGCCAAACACTGGGGCATCCACGAATCCGGATAAAAGCCGGCAAGCTGGAACGGCTGCCGCGCTTTGAGCGCGCAGAGAACGTTTCTGAACACTTCGGCGCCGGCATATTCCCCGCCCGGATTCTGATTGCAGAGTTCGTCGAAGATCACCCAGTCCGGTTTGGCGGAAAGGATCAACCTGGCCAGCCGGTCCAGTTCCGAATACTGCCGATCGGGGGGGGAACCCTTTGGATTGGTGAGCCGCTCCGACGGAAAGAAAAGGATCTCCAGGCCGGCGGCTCGGGCCGAGGTTTGGAAAAACACGGCGAGCTCGTGTTCGCGGGAATCCGTTCGATCGAGGAAATACTGCCTCATCACCAGCAGAATCCTTTTGCCCTCGACGGACCGGGGAGCGTTCTCCGCTTTCAGCGACGCCCGCCGCGTTTGAAGATACGGAACCGTGCTCCCGCGCATTTCCCAATCGCGCAGCGCGCAATCCAGCCTTTGGCGAATCGCCCCATCGCTGAGATCGCCCGCGAGGTTCACGCCGCCGGTGCGACCAAGGATTTTCGCCGCGTATCCGGGAAACGGAGCGGCAAGCTGCAAAGCCCGCTCCGCCCTCGCCGGGTCGTTGCCCAGGACGTGCAGACAAATCTGTTCGTAAAGGCCGGCCAGCAACTCGTCGCTTTCGCCGCTTCGCCAGCGATCCCGCTCCACTTCAAGACGCGCGGCGAGCCTGGCGCTCAAGGACCCGGCTTCCGCATACTGGCCTTGCTCGATCAAACAATGGGCGCATTTGACCAGCGCTTCGCAGTCGCAAGCGGGAGAATCCGCGAGCATGCGCCAGAGCACGCCGGCTTCGCGCCAGTTCTTGTTTGTGTACGCGAGCCGGGCGAGCGCGGTCAAACTTCTGGCCGACGCCGAGCGCGGGTCGCGAGAGAGCAGATCCGTGAGCAGCGAGACGGCTTTGTTCGCATTGCCTTGCGTGTCGAGAAAGCGCGCCAACTCGACCGCCGTGAGATCCATCAAAGGCGGACCGTCCATGAGCTGGTTAAATTGTTAAAAGGGTTAAATAAGTTAAATGGTGTTGGAGATGAGTCCGTCAACAGGGGTCGAGCTTACGTCACGTAACTGAATTAGCCGATTTAACCCTTCACTCAGGCTTGCGGTTGGGAAAAGAAGTCCAGGATTTCCGCAGGCTGCAAATCCTCCAGGCGGGCGGTGGCTTCCTTCAGACCGGGCAGGATGTAGCTGAATCGGCCGCCTGATTTTCCGCCGACGTAACCCGAATGCCCGATCCCGGCGCCGTGAACCATCTTGATCTGGGCGTCGAACCTCTCGCGGAGCGTTTCAATCAGCGCGAAGCGTTTGCCTTTGGGCGACACCTCCCCGTCCAAAGTACCATACGTGATCACGATCACTGAATTGAGCAGGTCCACCTCCGCGTCGTGTTCCAGCGTGAGATCGAAGATTTCGGCAATGACGCGTTGCGCATCGGTTTCCGGCACGGCGACGAGGATAAATTCGATCCTGCCCTTGCGCAGTTTCCACGGGCTGTCCGCTGACATACGGAACCAAAGTTAACGGATATTTCCGGCGTTCGCCATCTGTTATTGAAGCGAAGCCGCGAAGCCGAGCGAAGCTTACGGCTGCACGATGAGACTCTCCGGCCGCTTCCAGACGTAGCGGAACATGAGCACGCGCAGCGCCGCCGTCAACGGGATGGCCAGGATGCCGCCCGTGATGCCGCCCATCAAGGTCGTGCCAACCATGACCGCGATGATGATGGTCAACGGGTGCAGCCCGACGCGGTCCCCCATGATCTTGGGCGAGATGACCAGCCCCTCAGCCATTTGGACCAGCCCGAAAATCGCCAGGACCAGCACGGGATGGAGCCAATCGCCGAATTGCACTGCCGCCAGCAGGAGCGCGGGCAGCAGACTCATGAGCACGCCCAGATAGGGCACGATGCTCAGAAATCCGGCGAACATTCCGAGGAGGAACGCGTAGTTCAAGCCGATGATCAGAAACCCAATCGTCAGGAGCGCTCCGTCGCAAAGCGCCACCAGGACTTGCCCGCGGAAAAACAGAATCAAATAATCGTTGATCGACCGGAGCACGAAGACCAGTTCGTCTTTCATCCAGGATTCATGAATCGGAAGGTAATCCGTCCACTTGCGCTGGATGCCGCGTTTCTCTACCAGAAAATAGAAGGCGTAAACCGGAACCAAGGAAAGCCCGACCAGCAGGCCGATCCACGAAGCTACCTTCGTGAGTTGGTCCCTGAACCATTTGCCGATGCCGGGCAACGCTCCGGTCACCCAGGAGACGATCTCTTTGAAAGTCTCGCTCTCCAGGATGCCTTTGGAACTCGCGTCCGAGGTTTCCGGAGGTTGGTTCGTTGATGTCGTGGAAAGAACCGTCTCGGTTTGGTTGGTGTTCGGCTGGGCTGGCAGTGAATTCGTCGGCCCGAACAATGGCCAGCGGAGGTCGATCTTGATACCGAACGGCTCCCGCGCCACCCAAGCCTTGAATTTCTCCTTGAGTTTCTCGGAGTAGGTCGGGAACTGCCGCACCAGGCCTTCCGTTTCCCGGAGCAATTGAGGCAGGACCGTCGCGGCCAGGATCG
The sequence above is drawn from the Verrucomicrobiota bacterium genome and encodes:
- a CDS encoding AI-2E family transporter, yielding MGFPSPTEKQARILWVSITALAIGVLLALIGLLLWGFGWVLRELSDVLLPLAIAGIIAYLLDPVVDFFESKKVPRTQAILSVFFIGVLLVSILAATVLPQLLRETEGLVRQFPTYSEKLKEKFKAWVAREPFGIKIDLRWPLFGPTNSLPAQPNTNQTETVLSTTSTNQPPETSDASSKGILESETFKEIVSWVTGALPGIGKWFRDQLTKVASWIGLLVGLSLVPVYAFYFLVEKRGIQRKWTDYLPIHESWMKDELVFVLRSINDYLILFFRGQVLVALCDGALLTIGFLIIGLNYAFLLGMFAGFLSIVPYLGVLMSLLPALLLAAVQFGDWLHPVLVLAIFGLVQMAEGLVISPKIMGDRVGLHPLTIIIAVMVGTTLMGGITGGILAIPLTAALRVLMFRYVWKRPESLIVQP
- a CDS encoding glycosyltransferase, with the translated sequence MDGPPLMDLTAVELARFLDTQGNANKAVSLLTDLLSRDPRSASARSLTALARLAYTNKNWREAGVLWRMLADSPACDCEALVKCAHCLIEQGQYAEAGSLSARLAARLEVERDRWRSGESDELLAGLYEQICLHVLGNDPARAERALQLAAPFPGYAAKILGRTGGVNLAGDLSDGAIRQRLDCALRDWEMRGSTVPYLQTRRASLKAENAPRSVEGKRILLVMRQYFLDRTDSREHELAVFFQTSARAAGLEILFFPSERLTNPKGSPPDRQYSELDRLARLILSAKPDWVIFDELCNQNPGGEYAGAEVFRNVLCALKARQPFQLAGFYPDSWMPQCLATIAYVRPFADVVWHLNDYPPQTTDREAEAKMFWAPIPYPDALFQPGPNGKDIETAFVGSLYRYNFPRGLWLALIKSRDIPCQLVLSRHTTGDSKAGASAQDYAAFMSRLRISVNFSARTASRKIMTGRAWESILSQSLLLEEDNEEITRFFAPFVHYVPFRTIDELSAYVSFFQRNEAERRSIAERAFAWFQRCYSKDRIWSDLISL
- the prfA gene encoding peptide chain release factor 1, whose translation is MDLRPHIEKFSRRFAEIETALSDPKAFDNPQRAQELSREYARLKELIGHGQAYLKALADLEENRGLLKSEPANSELAALVREEIARLEAEEKRLAREVQRGVVPPDPADSRNTIIEIRAGAGGAESALFAADLYRMYTRYAERCGWKIETLDSSPSDLGGFKEVIFSVSGTEVYRRLKYESGVHRVQRVPATEAQGRIHTSTATVAVLPEAQEVDIELRPEDLDISVCRASGPGGQGVNTTDSAVQIVHKPSGLIVRCADQRSQQKNKARALTILRSRLLEQRVAEENAKYAAQRKAQVGTGERNERIRTYNFPQNRVTDHRIELTLYNLPMFIDGDIDCILEPMMAHDLEEKLAAIAA